The genomic segment GGACAAATATCAATTCAAACGCCGAGATGAACCTACATCCAAGAAGCCCAAGAAATTACTTGTTGGCCAAGCAGGCACTACCGGTAATCCCCTTTTGGTTGATGGATCTGGGGTTTCTGAGAGAGTAGTATACTCTGGCATAGGAGACAACATGCACCAAAATTATGAGACTGCGTGTGCCGATAGTCAGCATCAACCTATGAGATATTCAACGTCCGTGGTAAGTGACATAAAACCTTCAGAATGTTCCGAGAAACTTTTCAATTCTGCAACAAAAAAAGTGAAGGTACGCAAGCAGCCCTTGGTGAATCTAGTTTCTGAGCATGCAGACCTGgttgagaagaaaaagaaaaagattaaGAAAGAAATAAGCACTAAAGCCTGTGCTGGCTTTGTGCAGTTACCTGTTACCCTTAGTGATAGTGGAGTCACAATTGAGAAAGTTTCAGGAACTCTGGCACTGCATGTTCCAACTGTTGATAATAATTGCCAGCTTGACTGTCCGAAGGATAGTGTTGTGGGCTCAACCTCTTCTCGAGTGGAAGCACAATTCGACACTCGGAATATAGAGCTATTAATGCTACTGAAAGATCTTTATGCTCTTGCTCTCAATCCCTTCCATGGCATGGACAGGAGTTGTCCAGGCAATGTCCTTTCAGTTTTCCTAAAATTCCGGTCTCTTGTTTATCAGAAGAGCTTGGTTTTGGCGCCAACTGAGAGTGATGAAGCAAGTGAAGCTCGCGCCAGTAAATTATCATCCACGGCTAATGTTTTGGTTGTCCCTGTTGATGGGACCGATGACATGAGTATGAAACCTGTGAAATCTGCAGGCAGGCCTGGCAATTCAACCAAAAGTGGGAAAAAGCGTGGTCTGTTGGATTGTCCGGAAGGCATCAAGAAAAAAATCAAGATAGGTGACGCACAAGACCTTAAGAGAAAGAGGTTCGATGACTTGGAGGAAGTTAAGAGAACGAAGGTCCGTGACATGGAAATCGTTAAGAAAAAGAAGATGGTAGGTGACTTGGAAGATAAAACTAAGCCAAAGAAGATTAATGAATTGGAAGATATTAAGAAAATGAGGAAGTCCGAGGATGGTAAATTATTTGCGATAGAAAAGAAACCATTACAGAGGCCTGCTGAATCCCAGAGGACAGAAGCGAAAGAAGTGGCTGCCAAAAATGTGCCTTCAACGCTGAAAGCCGCTTTGCTAGAATCAAGCAAGAAAAAAGAGCAGTCTGGAAAAGTTCCTAATCCGACTATGCTAGTCATGAAGTTTCCATCAGGTGCAGGGCTTCCGTCCAGTTCAGAGCTGAGGGCAAGATTTGCTCGTTTTGGGCCAATGGATCACTCAGCCACTAGGATCTTCTGGAAGTCTTATACATGTCGTCTTGTGTATAGATACATGGCTGACGCAGAAGCTGCTTTGAAGTTTGTCAATGCAAGTGGCAACTTATTTGGAAGCACAAATGTCAGATGCTACCTCAGGGACATGTTGGCCGAGGCAGCAGAAGCAGAATCAGCAAAGATTCAGAGGGAAGACCCATCAACAGTTGGCACCTCACAATCTCGAGATCCTTCTCTCGAGCAGAGGATAGCCTCTGCACAGTTTACTCCACAGCCAGGGCAGCTCAAGTCCTGCCTCAAGAAGCCCTCTATCGAGGAAGGTGGAAATGGTGTTGGCAGAGGCGGGCGTGTTAAATTTGTCTTGGATGGCGAGGAAAGCAGTAATAACAAGCAACTTTTTAGCGGGAATAAGAACGTTGACAACTATGATGCATCTTTTCCCGAGGCCACTTCATCTTCTTCGTATTCAGTGGATGTTAATAGTAAGAACTTGTCAAAGTTCATTGTTCCTCCACCACCTACTCCATTTCATAAATTACCAATTAATATGTCCGAACAAGCATCGGCTAGACTGTATCCTTCCCACACTCGACCACATTTAAACAATGACATTTCACAAGAGATGCTTAATCTCCTAAACAAATGCAGCGACGTGGTTAGCAATTTGACGCGGGTTTTAGGCTATGCGCCTTACCGTGCACTTTAGATTATGTGATTGAAAgtattttaagaattttttttactaaacGGGGGCTTTAAGAAGAAACCTAACTAGTGATTGTCGAGGCGCTACTGCAGACATATGATCGATCAAATGGGTTAGAGACGGTGCTGGAGGTGCTGGTTGAGTTCATTGAAAGAATAGGTGCTGGAGGTGATGGTTGAGTGGATTTAATTTCTTCCGTGGTGTAATGCTTTGATTCGACTTACATATGTTGAATATTGTAATCTGCGGCTGTAATACATGCATGCATTCTCGCTCTTTAGCATTTGTGTTTTGGTACCATGACATGTGCTGGGCTGCTAAAATGCTTTACTAAGGATTCGATTGTTtgtttgttgtttttttttaataaacataataaactgtttattttttaactagatattagaaataaatttcatTATACATGtaaaattaaaaacattgaTATCACAAATTCAGTATAAATTCTCAAAATAAATTACTTTAGCCCAAAAATTACACTCAATCGTCCAAAAATCAacaaataacttttaaaaaaagttaataaagatgaaaatatttacaaaaactAAACTTGGAACATTGTATGTTCTCTAATTTCTTGCGGTTTATTTTTCTTACACAACTATAATTATGAACAGTTGTTTCAGGCTTGCTGTATAGATCACTTTAAACTACTATAAGATTTAAATCTATATAAAAATAAGATCCACcagcataaaaacatttataatataacataaatcatcaatcaaataaaatgtttttatagcATTTATAGTAtaacataaacttaaattttgaattatatGTTGAGTTATCGTTTTTCTCGCGTTCAaatcgcagcggaagtttttaaattttttttgacaaGTCAAAATATTTGAACACTTGTATGGTTTAAGTTGAATAAACATTCtttaggcatagtttggtacacatgataggataaacattataatataaggataaatTAATGATAAGTAAGATGTATGATATtgtatttaatgtttggtatgattttaataagagtgattgaatttatatattagattgtaatgaaaaaattaaccttctcataataaattttataatttcaaaattgttGTTTGAGTTCGTATTTCTTATCTTTTCATGCGCCGtcagtgcttgcatgatttatttatttttacctaattataaaaattatataatatataattttcatgCGCCGACATTGCTTTTCaagtcaaatataaatttttaaggttaatcgaatgatactaataattttattgagatttattacaaatcatttatataattatctcgagttcatttatatattatcatattatataatatataaaaataaataaaaatatttatttgattttaatttctatctACAAGTGAAATGAGAGAACAATAtggtttaagatttttatatattgagggcaattaagtcatttgtggtgtttttatcattagattaaaattatcacatctcggatattttatcaatatataaaattatttatcatggGCCCATGATATTATCATGGGCTTTCTAAAAAGATACCAAACGTGGGATGGAAGATTATTTATCATTCCCTCTCTTATCCCATGTACCAAACTATAGCTTAGTGAACAATTTTTACTTGGCTtcaactactccggtattagcggatgtagctcttgttgtaaatccctacgaactttctttcAAAAACTCCTTTATTCGATCTCCTATCCTagtccacgactggaatatttgttcctcttcaAAATTACACTAGAAATTTTGAAGAAGTTTTGCGTTGGAAAAGAAAAATCAAGAGGAGGTTCAAACCGTTAATTTTTTTCAAGAGATTGCCGAAATCTTTAGAGGAATATGGAGaggcaattttcgaaaattgcaagtCTTACGGAGGCTAGGGTTTGTGCCGCCTTTCTTTTTATTATCAATGCATGATCTAATTTCCATCAGTATAGATTTAGGTCTCTTAATTAagattaatgggcttaattaatcAAGATCTattaagaattttaattatttagtatgttggacttgtactcctacaagcccattaagcatactttccactatatttaatttaatatttaataaactcaacttttgagtttaataattaaattatcaaattttataaatttaactccttaaatttattctcttcaaattttaaatatcataaattcaactccttgaatttactatctcataaattcaactccttgaatttattttctcaaaatttaattatcataaattcaactattgaatttattctctccataagaacaaatgatccagtgcttgtgtgacccttaatggttcatggatacagctagccatgagttcacaactccttgtgattcatgatatttttctttattcgggcttaccccaATTTGCCCCATTTCATGCACCAATATTTggtcatgagaatgtcagaaaccattttctgattaaacccattgaatcatggtaagaacgtctagtagcatcgtccatgattcctaggtatcactgacagtgcctgcaagaaccagtcggttatgattaacgtatattacggtcccttcatctcatatattccgatcgaatatgcaaccattggttcatcgagggttgcgtattcgataactatgtgatacaatcatgaaatattcatagtgtcaTCGCATGCAAAACTAGAGAACTCTTTCTCTAATGTACATCTTACGCTCTAGCCAGAtatttcatgcactattatttcgatagatcacataagatatccacacatgtaggtgagcggtgaattcccgactacaatgcaccgACTCCTACATATGTCGCAattgcacccaacctcgccaccttgtgaccctcgcggagtcggtaaacgagtcaaaacaCAATCCTAGTAGTGCAGAGCCTCAGTATTGTcctgggtcgtaaggactaattatgtacaatcacaaccatgGACTTTTTctctcgataaatgataaccacttgaaaagtcagATGGAGGAATGTTCGGTACAATCATCGTATTATTACTCATCTAcatgattggacatctctatgcccttaccactAAACACGGTACACAATATCACAGGTGCTAGTCTCAACCTCAAGCAGcttttatccttatttttaggcggctgaatcgactaggaacaattttagaatatacaatttttacaaatgagtttcaagatcgaaTCACGATTCATtcgtattaaagtataatcaaggattttatctatgttgattaaaatgaaatcataaaaagttaaattatattaaaataaatattatttattatacttgagtcaataaattccctaatCAACTGTTAGCTTGCATGACATCTATTCTAACAATCCCTCACTTGCCCTAAAGCCAACTAGATgattttcaaacaatggtcctggcaagggatttgtaagtggatcagcaacgttaTCTGCCAGAGgcgactctttcgactgatatatctcATCTTctcacaatctcccggatgatgtggaatTTTCTCAgcacatgtttggatcgctgatgagacattGGTTCTTTTTCTTGTGCAATGGCACCATTGTTGTCACAGTACACGGGACTGGATCAaatccattaggaataacgcccaactcttggaagaaattcctcatccaaactgtctcctttgctgcagcaatatattcatcttcagtggtggaatccgcaacggtgtcttgtttggaactcttccaagagacagccgcaccattgagcatgaatacaaaaccataagttcgatttcgaatcatctatgTCACTTTGGAATCTagtcagtgtagccttccaattttaattctccacccctacagaccatgaacaagttcttagtcctccTTAGGTatttaagaatatctttcacagccttccaatgcattggaccaaggttcgcctgatatctgcttgtaacactcagagcataAGCAACATCATGACGTgttgatatcataccatacatgatactatcAATGGCAGACGCATATAGAatacacattggtaagtatcctctcttggactcttccatagagaatctcttcaaaatggtatcgatataagtcgcTTGGGTGAGCCCCATCGTTGTCCTTGATCtatctgttagagtaggtgtccgtcgagccaagtgctGGCTAagggttcacattgaaactctatgcataaacaatcttgattttaataatatttgaaattcttgttttggcacatctttatctgtatacccatgctagctgcatagataaagcccttgaatatacaaatagtagaaataatatgagatgcttatatgatgagtgtcatgaaactcatatttgaaatactgtatattctaaatagttcctagttgattcagccactgctgagaagaataaatgtcgcttgagtttgagattagtatctgcgatgtgagaaccaggtttcattggtaggggacattgtgatgtccgagcatgcagataggtgctccttgcagagtacactgaacaaccctccataaaagactttccaagtggttctcacttatcgagtagaaacgtcctagtttatagttgtacaccattagtccttatgacctgggataacattgtgactctatgtagaacccgataaatcagactacgtataagccatgcataattactattatttaaattaaaatgattttcatacatgcatgagtgtttaattcattttaaaatttttaagccatgatcatttaatttaaatcgtAGAAGCTTAGTGTTATCTTTTCgattaaatacgcgaggccggactggagttggagtattgagataaaatttaataataagaaaatatttctagattaatttaagccaaggaataattcattttaatgtaaaagaatgtttaatgatttatttaattaattggagttaagtagtaaataagccCTTTAggtccaataattaatttaaaagcctaaattaaaatgtgtaataaatgggataaattaatctatgcctattttatttaagaaagtGTAACTTAACATgatagtaatttattttaagacctagccatgcatgcaagaaaattgtTATCATAAATTaagttattaattcactaaaatacataataagtgtttaaaactttaaggagttaaaattcaataattaagcaatattttacccCATTTTGTTagcaagatttcggccacccccttgaAGATTTAATCAagtttggcaactctccatctTGATACCTTTCCTTATCATTTCTTGGTAGATAATTCCCTCACTTTTAATCAACaacaattaataattaagcaatatttctaccTTACTTTGATCACCAAATCTCGGCCAACACCTCCCCTATATCTCCCTCAAATCCcataatatcatatcatttcCTATCTCCCAAACAactaggatagaaagattttTATTTGCCATTCAAACTCCCCATTTAATTGGGAACCTTCCCCTTCATTTCCTAGCCATTCTTCCTCACGTCtcattcgaaatttcagagagAATACAAGCAAGAAATTGTGAGTTGCATCaagaaaataagagagaaaagtaagaaaagaaaactccGTCTCCACCGCACCGTGTTCGTCATATTGAATTGTTTCTTTCGAAAACATATTttcaggcatgtttatattgttctttgctcttcaatcaagtcatataaatattttaaaacattacatgatcatgattttaatgGCAAAACCGAAGTATGACAGCAACTACAcaaaaaaattctgcacagatttttcggccttctcttgtgcttcacgggttgtcttgtttttgtgatttcagggattggctcggttccaggcgcTCAAAGCTTCATCTAATCACgtactagggtgtgttaggatcatgttggtccattagtccaagccccatgcacgctggataaagacttgacagcaacttctTCAATCGTTGCGAGTTGAGTCTTGATTTTCGGATTCTTGGTTCTCTAAGGCAAGTGTTCGAATCATGGTTGGTCCAAGGCCGGTAAACGTGGTAGAACCTCTCCTTAGcgtgtctaggacgtgaccaagatggccTTTTAAGGCTTGAGtcatggtcccatcggtttttaaaacaaaacatgcaagtgACCCTCGGTTTCTCTTTTTTGATTTTGTGTGAGTGAGTTTCGAATTTTGGGTGTtggatggatcttggttggattttagcccttagccatggttatacAATACCTtatgatgtctagatcgagccatgatcaatcatatggccactggaatgacacaaGACAGCAAGCAATCCACACCATCGCATCGTACAGAATTTTGTTTGGTGTTATTGGTTTCAAGTTTCGGTTATCTTAGgtgtttgcttggattgtggttggcctagggcccttagccatggttcaagccacaccttaggatgttgggaagaggttctggttggtggttcaagccccaatgatcATTAGTATCTTAAACGAACACAACAAGCGCAGCTGCTGCCATCGCACATTTGACAGCAGCatggcttcggttcagaggtggtatttgagttcttggttggcttttagcatatgtacttggactggacagtacctcaatgagttaggaaggtcatgtttttggtcattcgtgatttggttaagtttataagtcgtacgagaatttacggtgcaatgtgcaaaagtgactctcgaaagagcatttaCGATTTGGGTCTCCATTCacatttttcgtgtattacagccctagagtcatgttttccagtatttttGGTGTATTTTAACCATGGTTAAACGATGGTTCaatgtcggttcgggttggtacgaagccatggttgaatactaagtttgttgggcgcaattgtctcgtttttagttcgattatgaagtgttggtcaagtcaagtttatttgcatgttctcatgttagaattaggtcgcagcgagccttgGAACGACccaactcattcggtaaaaacatggttataattatattacgtgcataaaatataaatgtttatttttgagatatatgcgatatgtcttgtggccaccttacgcttatgggattgcttcacccggtgacttacgaccggtttacgattatgtatgggtacggatatcaagtccaagggctgtggtgatctctaccgcccaatatactgtggtttagtctgatcagacgtgcatgttatgttatgttatgggccacttgcgtaggaacattatctctaccaaaaattacgatatgatatgttatgacagagctcaaTCGAGTAAagcttttacgtacgattttcaggtatgcacgtatttataattactcatgatatGATTTCCCCCTTGCAccttacgatacgatatttttacgttgcacgaaattttatgatatatttacttgttattcacgatatatgcatgttgagtctttagactcactagacttgattgttgtaggtactgatgagatCGAGACTCAGGGCGGGGAcgagtgagctagcttgggtcggcagtagtaggaacccgaggacctcatgcttcagtttatttatatttttatgcacaaaactcatttttcatcatgttgaattatttgaagttgttgttttgaaaatgataatttcttccgctgttaCTTTAACGTTAAATCATTTTATCAGTTCATTTTATGTAtgaggcatgttatttatttaaagagaaaaattttaaataattccgtaaatttacaaatacgaaatacgggcctctacaattggtatcagagcctatgttcttgtaaagggttgtactactactgatctcgagaagctcacgaagtcacgtcttcggtctgtaagttttacgttcaTGCActtcgtttaaagcatgaaatatttttagcagcatgttttcatgaaatattttatgtcaagattatgattatgcagtatttatttaaatttaaagaaataatggaattatgcatgttggttacgtatgggttatatgtatggaacagtatgcctcctagacgcattcctgagcgcatgagagatgatgagcatcgtcatgaggacggtgaggatcataggcaggagagagatttacctccaccccctccaccggacatgaacgcccagatgttagccggaatgacgcagttcttcaaacagtttgcggggaacaacgtaggggtagccaggcagactaggcctgaggctacctatgcgcggttcatgaagatgaggccgaaggagttctcagggacgacTGATCCTATGATTttcgagggctggattaagtccctcgaggttatcttcgagttcatggagcttggagacgaggatagggttcgttgtgcgacctatctgtttggaggagacgctcgcttgtggtgggaaggagcattgGTAGCCTAGAATTTGGCAAATCTGAGCTAGACGCGttttacagaggtattctactctaaatattttactgacgaggtgcgttccaggttgaccagggagtttatgaccctgaggcagggagacatgactgttacggagctCATcggtaagtttgagaggggttgccatttcgtaccactgattgcaaatgatgctggagccaagttgaggcagtttatgcggatcttatcgtattgcCGATACCAGAGTTTGAaatcattctgggtatggactggctattaaggaacagagttttgattgacttccagcggagatctgttctagccCGACCTCTTGGaagagagcagttcttattcgaaccagacaggtactttcctttaccgcgtataataccttgtgttcaggctaggaagcttatgcgtagagggtgtcgagcatttttagcgatgtttgtatctgttcccgagacacccagtcagtcagcctccgatgtcccaattgttagggATTTCCTAGATgtgtttcctgatgacgtctctggtatgccaccggTGCGGgaagtggagttttctattgagcttatgccatgTACTGCACCGatatcaaaagcaccgtaccgattagcaccgacagagatggcagaactcaagaagcagattcaggaacttcttgacaaggaattcatttgcccaagtttttcaccatggggtgcgccagtcttatttgtgaagaagaaggatggtttgatgaggctctgtattgattaccgggagttgaatagagtgacagtgaagaacaaacacccacttccgaggattgaagatttatttgaccagttgcagggagcctcagtattctcaaagattgatcttcgttctggttatcaccagttgagggtaaaagatgccgatgttctcaagactgtttttaggactcgttatggccacttcgagttccttgtgatgccttTCAGTTTGACGAATGTGCCaaagatcttcatggatctcatgaatcgcgtatttcagccgtatcttgattagttcgtgatagtattcatagacgacatcctcgtctactcaaagaatcatgaggagcacatcagacatctgaccgcagttttgcagaccttacagaagcacaagttaatcgcaaagttcagtaagtgtgagttctggttagagaaggtggcgttcttaggccacattgtttccagcagcggtattgaggtagacccagtgaaagttgcagcagtcagagattgggttgtgccgcagaatgcatcagagatcagtagtttccttgggctagcaggatattatcggaagtttattcagggattctcctctatcgcagttccactcacatcgttgacaaagaagaatgcgaaatttgtgtggagcgttgagtgtcagaagagcttcgatactttgaagcaagctcttatctcagcaccagtattggccatgccgtcagggcccggggACTTTGtcttgtataccgatgcttcgaagctcggtttaggcgcattgttgatgcagcatgggaaggtgatagcatatgcttctcgtcagttgaaaatccatgagaagaattaccctaaccacgatctagagttggcagccgtagtatttgccttgaagatctagaggcattatttgtacggagagaagtgccagatctttaccgaccataagagcctcaagtacttctttacgcagaaagagctgaatatgcgtcagaggcgttggttggagctagtgaaggactatgactgtgacattagctaccagccgtgcaaagctaatgtagttgcggatgcattgagcaggaaagtcgcagtgattgCTCATATGGCGATcccgagacctcttcagtttgagatgcagaggttcgatatagagacatatcctcgaggtagagttccccgactatctactttgacgattcagtttTTTTTTCTAGACCGTACTCGCAGTggacagtcagcagatgagcattTGGCAAAGTAAAAGcaaagagatgaggccaagggcagtattttGTAAACAGTTAGCGAcggcattgtgagatatcgagacagaatgtgggttcctagcagtgattctattcgagcagatattttatccgaggcccacatgtcgtcgtactctattcatcctgggagtatgaagatgtacaaagatctgcatttgttgtattggtggccccggatgaagaaggatatcagacgttttgtatccgagtgtctgacgtgtcagctagtgaaagcggagcatcaaagaccagcaggtatgctcaagcctctttcctattcccgagtggaagtgggaaaaTGTTACCATGAACTTTGttgtcggtttgccgaagtcagtcagaggatcgaaTTCTATCTGGATGATTGTTGattcgtcttaccaaatcagcgcacttcttgcctattaagacgactttcaccatgattcagtatgcagagttgtatatccgagagatagtcaggcTTCATGGTATCCCCGTTTCTATactgtctgaccgagatcctagattcacttcctcattttggaagagttcgcattcggctatgggtacgaagttgttgtttagtacagctttccacacgcagacagatggtcagtcagagagagttatccagattttggaggatctactccgtgcatgtgtcatcgatttctcagggagttgggagttgaagttgccattggtagagttcatctataacaacagttttcagtcatctataggtatggctccatatgaagcactgtacggtcgtaagtgcagatcgcctattcattgagatgaagtaggggaaagagcagaattgggtccgaagatcattcagcagactgccgatgtagtagtcaagatccgtgataggttgagaactgctcagagtcgacagaagagttatgcggatcagaggaggagagatctagagtttgccgttggcgaccatgttttcgtgaaaatagcacctatgaaaggtgtcatgcggttcgggaagaaaggaaagcttagtccgagattcatcggaccatttgagatcctcgacagggtagggacgttagcttatcgcgttgctcttccgtcgaatctggccggagtacacaatgtattccacgtctctatgctgaggaagtatatgacgaatccttcgcatgtcttgaacttcgaaccgttgcagctcactccgaacctgtcttatgaagagatACCAGTggaaatcttagacagacaggagaagaagcttcggaacaaactggtgaagctagtgaaagtcaaatggctca from the Primulina tabacum isolate GXHZ01 chromosome 8, ASM2559414v2, whole genome shotgun sequence genome contains:
- the LOC142553820 gene encoding PWWP domain-containing protein 1-like, yielding MSSELESSSDRKDAEVEQGRGVSPNFDGGNDTPGRLGRHSVFYTEEATRVLLADSNNSNETGVSNARNEDRVSDVKKEETSVGVEALEIHPSSSIWEMETNRNRTDLQDVKLENEKKRRGVVEVYDSMLSDFDEFAAKDNGGAVGYGYEVGDMVWGKVKSHPWWPGHIYNEKYASVSVRKSKREGHVLVAFFGDSSYGWFLPAELVPFEQNFAEKSRQTNLRSFLIAVEEAMDEFSRRRSLGLACRCRNEFNFWPSAFEGEYLVDIGVGDEPGIYSSVQINKARDAFQPREMLAFMQQLAIKPRNEHLTIEFIKNKATALACRKSLFEEFDETYAQAFGTTPERPQRPTAPMTLDPSKAPLSGRLVVAEGLSKQNNSVRPRKVKDQMEKDKYQFKRRDEPTSKKPKKLLVGQAGTTGNPLLVDGSGVSERVVYSGIGDNMHQNYETACADSQHQPMRYSTSVVSDIKPSECSEKLFNSATKKVKVRKQPLVNLVSEHADLVEKKKKKIKKEISTKACAGFVQLPVTLSDSGVTIEKVSGTLALHVPTVDNNCQLDCPKDSVVGSTSSRVEAQFDTRNIELLMLLKDLYALALNPFHGMDRSCPGNVLSVFLKFRSLVYQKSLVLAPTESDEASEARASKLSSTANVLVVPVDGTDDMSMKPVKSAGRPGNSTKSGKKRGLLDCPEGIKKKIKIGDAQDLKRKRFDDLEEVKRTKVRDMEIVKKKKMVGDLEDKTKPKKINELEDIKKMRKSEDGKLFAIEKKPLQRPAESQRTEAKEVAAKNVPSTLKAALLESSKKKEQSGKVPNPTMLVMKFPSGAGLPSSSELRARFARFGPMDHSATRIFWKSYTCRLVYRYMADAEAALKFVNASGNLFGSTNVRCYLRDMLAEAAEAESAKIQREDPSTVGTSQSRDPSLEQRIASAQFTPQPGQLKSCLKKPSIEEGGNGVGRGGRVKFVLDGEESSNNKQLFSGNKNVDNYDASFPEATSSSSYSVDVNSKNLSKFIVPPPPTPFHKLPINMSEQASARLYPSHTRPHLNNDISQEMLNLLNKCSDVVSNLTRVLGYAPYRAL